Proteins from one Embleya scabrispora genomic window:
- a CDS encoding ribonucleoside-diphosphate reductase subunit alpha: MRVDESPEDRLATLVRTQARDLPEVDPDRVVRRVVAGLNEGADRGAAADLAVRTAAELIAEEPAYSRLAARLLAGRIADEAAEAGVASFSAGIALGHREGVIGAETAAFVAAHAAELDAAVDADGDRRFEYFGLRTVYDRYLLRHPVSRKVVETPQHFLLRVACGLSKEPGEAIGFYRLMSSLAYLPSSPTLFNSGTVHTQMSSCYLLDSPKDELESIYDMYGRIARLSKFAGGIGVAWSRVRSRGSLIRGTNGHSNGIVPWLKTLDSSVAAVNQGGRRKGAACVYLETWHPDILEFLELRENTGEDARRAHNLNLANWVPDLFMRRVEEDGVWSLFDPNELPELPDLWGAEFDKVYEAAERDGRFVRQMPARDLYARMMRTLAQTGNGWMTFKDAANRTCNQAAEPGNVVHLSNLCTEILEVTSDGETAVCNLGSVNLGAHVVPGEGMDWDKLRATVRTAVIFLDRVIDINYYPTDQAAASNPRWRPVGLGLMGLQDVFFTLGLPFDSAEARELSTLISEEIYLTALETSSALAEVHGPHPAYAQTHAARGRLQPDLWEGVYPTQTKRWDALRTRVAEHGLRNSLLVAIAPTATIASIAGAYECIEPQVSNLFKRETLSGEFLQINGYLVRELKARGLWTPEVRDRIKRAEGSVQGIAELPEDVRELYRTAWELPQRALIDLAAARSPYIDQSQSLNLFMADPTIGKLSSMYRYAWSTGLKTTYYLRSRPATRIQQATVPAQASAAPVEEISDLEVIACSLENPEACEACT; the protein is encoded by the coding sequence ATGCGGGTCGACGAGAGCCCCGAGGACCGCCTTGCCACCCTGGTGCGCACCCAGGCGCGCGATCTGCCGGAGGTCGATCCGGATCGGGTCGTCCGCCGGGTCGTCGCGGGTCTGAACGAGGGCGCGGACCGCGGCGCGGCGGCCGACCTGGCCGTGCGCACCGCCGCCGAGCTGATCGCCGAGGAGCCCGCCTACTCGCGGCTCGCCGCGCGCCTGCTGGCCGGCCGGATCGCCGACGAGGCCGCCGAGGCAGGCGTCGCCTCCTTCAGCGCCGGCATCGCGCTCGGTCACCGCGAGGGCGTCATCGGCGCGGAGACCGCGGCGTTCGTCGCCGCGCACGCCGCCGAGCTGGACGCCGCCGTCGACGCCGACGGCGACCGCCGCTTCGAGTACTTCGGCCTGCGCACCGTCTACGACCGCTACCTGCTGCGCCACCCCGTCTCGCGCAAGGTGGTCGAGACCCCGCAGCACTTCCTGCTGCGCGTGGCGTGCGGCCTGTCCAAGGAGCCCGGCGAGGCCATCGGCTTCTACCGGCTGATGTCCTCGCTGGCCTACCTGCCCAGCTCCCCGACGTTGTTCAACTCCGGCACCGTGCACACCCAGATGTCCTCGTGCTACCTGCTCGACTCGCCCAAGGACGAGCTGGAGTCGATCTACGACATGTACGGGCGGATCGCCCGGCTGTCGAAGTTCGCCGGCGGCATCGGCGTGGCCTGGTCGCGGGTGCGCTCGCGCGGCTCGCTGATCCGGGGCACCAACGGGCACTCCAACGGCATCGTGCCGTGGCTGAAGACCCTCGACTCGTCGGTGGCGGCGGTCAACCAGGGCGGCCGGCGCAAGGGCGCGGCCTGCGTGTACCTGGAGACCTGGCACCCCGACATCCTGGAGTTCCTCGAACTGCGCGAGAACACCGGCGAGGACGCGCGTCGCGCGCACAACCTCAACCTGGCCAACTGGGTGCCGGACCTGTTCATGCGGCGCGTCGAGGAGGACGGCGTCTGGTCGCTGTTCGACCCGAACGAGCTGCCGGAGCTGCCCGACCTGTGGGGCGCCGAGTTCGACAAGGTGTACGAAGCCGCCGAGCGCGACGGCCGGTTCGTCCGGCAGATGCCCGCCCGCGACCTGTACGCCCGGATGATGCGCACCCTCGCGCAGACCGGCAACGGCTGGATGACCTTCAAGGACGCCGCCAACCGGACCTGCAACCAGGCCGCCGAGCCGGGCAACGTGGTGCACCTGTCCAACCTGTGCACCGAGATCCTGGAGGTCACCAGCGACGGCGAGACCGCCGTATGCAACCTCGGCTCGGTCAACCTCGGCGCGCACGTGGTCCCCGGCGAGGGCATGGACTGGGACAAGCTGCGCGCCACGGTGCGCACCGCGGTGATCTTCCTCGACCGCGTGATCGACATCAACTACTACCCGACCGACCAGGCCGCCGCGTCCAACCCGCGCTGGCGCCCGGTGGGCCTGGGACTGATGGGCCTGCAGGACGTGTTCTTCACGCTCGGCCTGCCGTTCGACTCGGCCGAGGCACGCGAGTTGTCCACGCTCATCTCCGAGGAGATCTACCTCACCGCGCTGGAGACCTCCTCGGCGCTCGCCGAGGTACACGGCCCGCACCCGGCCTACGCCCAGACGCACGCGGCGCGCGGCCGGCTCCAGCCGGACCTGTGGGAGGGCGTGTACCCGACGCAGACCAAGCGCTGGGACGCGCTGCGCACCCGCGTGGCCGAGCACGGGCTGCGCAACTCGCTGCTCGTGGCGATCGCGCCGACCGCGACCATCGCCTCCATCGCGGGCGCCTACGAGTGCATCGAGCCGCAGGTGTCCAACCTGTTCAAGCGCGAGACGCTGTCCGGCGAGTTCCTGCAGATCAACGGCTACCTGGTGCGCGAGCTCAAGGCCCGCGGCCTGTGGACCCCCGAGGTGCGCGACCGGATCAAGCGCGCCGAGGGCTCGGTCCAGGGCATCGCCGAACTGCCGGAAGACGTACGGGAGTTGTACCGCACCGCGTGGGAGCTGCCGCAGCGCGCGCTGATCGACCTGGCGGCGGCCCGCTCGCCGTACATCGACCAGTCGCAGTCGCTGAACCTGTTCATGGCCGACCCGACCATCGGCAAGCTGTCCTCGATGTACCGCTACGCGTGGTCCACCGGTCTCAAGACCACGTACTACCTGCGCTCGCGCCCCGCGACGCGCATCCAGCAGGCGACCGTGCCCGCGCAGGCGTCCGCCGCGCCGGTCGAGGAGATCTCGGACCTCGAGGTCATCGCCTGCTCGCTGGAGAACCCCGAAGCATGTGAGGCGTGCACGTGA
- a CDS encoding ribonucleotide-diphosphate reductase subunit beta has protein sequence MNLTLRPMQYPDFYEKYRAAIRNTWTVEEVDLHSDLADLDKLSPAERHLVQRLVAFFATGDTIVANNLVLNLYRHINSPEGRLYLSRQLFEEAVHVQFYLTLLDTYMPDHEEREQAFAAVEHIPSIRRKAEFCFRWIDSAMGLDRLESRDDRRQFLLNLICFAACIEGLFFYGAFAYVYFLRSRGLLNGLASGTNWVFRDESAHMDFAFSVVETVRAEEPDLFDDELAEDVRRMLAEAVDAETAFAEDLLQGGVSGMTVADMRSYLEHVADRRLAQLGMAPVYGSANPFGFMELQDVQELSNFFERRVSAYQVAVTGSVSFDEDF, from the coding sequence ATGAACCTCACGCTGCGCCCGATGCAGTACCCGGACTTCTACGAGAAGTACCGCGCGGCGATCCGCAACACGTGGACGGTCGAAGAGGTCGACCTGCACAGCGACCTCGCCGACCTGGACAAGCTCAGCCCGGCGGAGCGGCACCTCGTGCAGCGCCTGGTCGCGTTCTTCGCGACCGGCGACACGATCGTGGCGAACAACCTGGTGCTGAACCTGTACCGGCACATCAACTCGCCCGAGGGCCGGCTGTACCTGTCGCGGCAGCTCTTCGAAGAGGCCGTCCATGTGCAGTTCTACCTGACGCTGCTCGACACCTACATGCCCGACCACGAGGAGCGCGAGCAGGCGTTCGCCGCGGTCGAGCACATCCCGTCGATCCGGCGCAAGGCGGAGTTCTGCTTCCGCTGGATCGACTCGGCGATGGGCCTGGACCGGCTCGAATCGCGGGACGACCGGCGGCAGTTCCTGCTCAACCTGATCTGCTTCGCGGCGTGCATCGAAGGGCTGTTCTTCTACGGCGCCTTCGCCTACGTGTACTTCCTGCGCTCGCGCGGGCTGCTCAACGGCCTCGCCTCGGGCACCAACTGGGTCTTCCGCGACGAGTCCGCGCACATGGACTTCGCGTTCTCCGTGGTCGAGACGGTGCGGGCCGAGGAGCCCGACCTGTTCGACGACGAGCTCGCCGAGGACGTTCGGCGGATGCTGGCCGAGGCGGTGGACGCGGAGACGGCGTTCGCCGAGGACCTGCTCCAGGGCGGGGTGTCCGGGATGACCGTCGCCGACATGCGCTCCTACCTGGAGCACGTGGCCGACCGGCGGCTCGCCCAGCTGGGCATGGCGCCGGTGTACGGCTCGGCGAACCCGTTCGGCTTCATGGAACTCCAGGACGTGCAGGAGTTGTCGAACTTCTTCGAGCGGCGGGTGTCCGCCTATCAGGTCGCGGTCACCGGATCGGTCTCCTTCGACGAGGACTTCTGA
- a CDS encoding zinc-dependent alcohol dehydrogenase family protein, translated as MKSYHLRPGAGIDGLTVREHDEPAPGPGRVLVRVRASSISLRELLVLAGNYPLPVSPDIVPGCAGVGEVVAVGPGVTRVAPGDRVAATVFPDWIDGPFGLDLAAQLGSSRDGVFTEFALADERALVHIPAHLSFAEAATLPLTAVTAWNALTGGRAPMPGETVLTLGTGGVSLFAVQFAKRSGARVIATTSGPDKAEHLRALGADEVVDYRQHPRWGEEVRRRTGGLGVDRVVDVVGDLSQSLAATALGGEIAFVGHWLGSDAPGRTPSPGDFFTAGAVLRPLAVGSRAAFETMNRALDVWQARPTIHREFGFDEIPQALRHHAEGGFVGAVVVNHG; from the coding sequence ATGAAGAGCTACCACCTGCGGCCGGGCGCGGGAATCGACGGACTCACCGTGCGGGAGCACGACGAGCCCGCGCCGGGTCCGGGTCGGGTCCTGGTCCGGGTCCGGGCCTCCTCGATCAGCCTGCGCGAACTGCTCGTCCTGGCCGGCAACTATCCGCTGCCCGTGTCGCCCGACATCGTCCCGGGCTGTGCCGGGGTCGGCGAGGTGGTCGCGGTCGGGCCCGGGGTGACCCGGGTGGCACCGGGGGACCGGGTCGCCGCCACCGTCTTCCCGGACTGGATCGACGGGCCGTTCGGCCTGGATCTCGCGGCCCAACTGGGCAGTTCGCGCGACGGCGTGTTCACCGAGTTCGCGCTCGCGGACGAGCGGGCGCTCGTGCACATCCCCGCGCACCTGTCCTTCGCCGAGGCCGCCACCCTCCCGCTGACAGCGGTGACGGCGTGGAACGCGCTGACCGGCGGCCGGGCGCCGATGCCGGGGGAGACCGTGCTCACCCTCGGCACCGGGGGTGTGTCGTTGTTCGCGGTGCAGTTCGCCAAGCGGTCCGGCGCCCGGGTGATCGCCACCACGTCCGGCCCGGACAAGGCGGAGCACCTGCGGGCGCTCGGGGCCGACGAGGTGGTCGACTACCGGCAGCACCCCCGATGGGGCGAGGAGGTGCGGCGGCGTACCGGCGGGCTCGGGGTGGACCGCGTCGTCGACGTCGTGGGGGACCTGTCCCAGTCGCTCGCGGCGACCGCGCTCGGCGGCGAGATCGCCTTCGTCGGGCACTGGTTGGGCTCGGACGCCCCGGGTCGCACGCCGTCCCCCGGCGACTTCTTCACGGCCGGCGCGGTGCTGCGTCCGCTCGCGGTGGGCAGCCGGGCGGCGTTCGAGACGATGAACCGCGCGCTGGACGTGTGGCAGGCGCGGCCGACGATCCACCGCGAGTTCGGCTTCGACGAGATCCCGCAAGCGCTGCGCCACCACGCCGAGGGCGGCTTCGTGGGCGCCGTGGTCGTGAACCACGGCTGA
- a CDS encoding VOC family protein has product MAISLHHIVIDAHDLPGLARFWAEVLGWRVLSEREREVVIGTEPGAPVGICFMPVTDVKTVKNRLHLDLTPGAGPGERDAEIERLIALGARRVDVGQTGTESWTVLADPEGNEFCVVRAKATLIG; this is encoded by the coding sequence ATGGCCATTTCCCTGCATCACATCGTCATCGACGCACACGACCTGCCCGGACTCGCTCGTTTTTGGGCCGAAGTATTGGGTTGGCGGGTGTTGTCCGAACGCGAGCGCGAGGTGGTCATCGGCACCGAGCCGGGAGCGCCCGTCGGCATCTGCTTCATGCCGGTGACGGACGTGAAGACGGTCAAGAACCGACTGCACCTCGACCTGACCCCCGGCGCCGGTCCCGGCGAGCGGGACGCGGAGATCGAGCGGCTGATCGCGCTCGGTGCCCGCCGCGTCGACGTCGGCCAGACCGGCACCGAGTCGTGGACGGTGCTCGCCGACCCGGAGGGCAACGAGTTCTGCGTGGTCCGGGCGAAGGCGACGTTGATCGGGTGA
- a CDS encoding MOSC domain-containing protein has product MSHVLSVNLAHPRANPVKAGVDLTGIDKRPVDHAVAVRAPGPKYGGRGSGLVGDEIYDRQNHGGNDQAVYAYARENLDMWAADLGRELANGGFGENLTTTDLDVEAALIGERWRVGGAAGPLLEVSVPRIPCATFAHWLDERRWVRRFTQRALPGTYLRVLESGEVRAGDPITVVSRPDHDLTVGVCFRALTIEPDLLPRLIDVEELPGEAREVARKRTGVIPVRFVSDGE; this is encoded by the coding sequence ATGTCTCACGTCCTCTCCGTGAACCTGGCCCACCCGCGCGCCAACCCGGTGAAGGCCGGGGTCGATCTGACCGGTATCGACAAGCGGCCGGTCGACCACGCGGTCGCCGTGCGAGCGCCGGGGCCCAAGTACGGCGGCCGGGGCAGCGGACTGGTCGGCGACGAAATCTACGACCGGCAGAACCACGGCGGCAACGACCAGGCGGTATACGCCTATGCCCGGGAGAACCTGGACATGTGGGCGGCCGATCTGGGCCGCGAACTCGCCAACGGCGGCTTCGGCGAGAACCTGACCACGACCGACCTCGACGTGGAGGCGGCCCTGATCGGCGAGCGCTGGCGGGTCGGCGGCGCGGCGGGTCCGCTGTTGGAGGTCTCCGTCCCGCGCATACCGTGCGCGACCTTCGCACACTGGCTGGACGAGCGGCGGTGGGTGCGCCGATTCACCCAACGCGCCCTGCCCGGAACCTACTTGCGGGTGCTCGAATCGGGCGAGGTGCGCGCGGGGGATCCGATCACCGTGGTCTCCCGGCCCGACCACGACCTCACGGTCGGGGTGTGCTTTCGGGCGCTGACCATCGAGCCCGACCTGCTGCCCCGGCTGATCGACGTCGAGGAACTGCCGGGCGAGGCGCGCGAGGTGGCCCGGAAGCGCACCGGGGTGATCCCGGTGCGGTTCGTCTCCGACGGCGAGTGA
- a CDS encoding amidase translates to MRLDEYARYDAIGLRDLIRSGEVTAAEVEQAAREAIEGANAELNGLALPVFEPALDRSPDPDAPFAGVPFLIKDSGPVAADVPFFLGSRALPGVVVPHDSELMTRFRAAGLVTLGLTTAPEMAISFATESVKYGITRNPWDPERGAGGSSGGTAALVAAGAVPVAHATDGAGSIRVPASACGLVGLKPTRGRTPCGPDLGESFFGISYNFALTRTVRDTAHLLDAVSGPAPGDKYGAPTPLRPYAAELGAEVPSLRIGVTTRAWSGVPVDPEAAGAATAVAGLLGKLGHRVDEASPVVDWESLLDGMVAEVVSFVAAPLLGAPRPPDPARLEAVTRRILHDVHAVTALDLIAAFDAHNRVSRSVGAFFADHDLLITPTLGQLPAPHGTLDFDDPKHSVRGWLETIFAYGPFTALFNVTGQPAISLPLGHSADGLPIGVQLVAPFGREDTLIRVAALLEQALPWRDRVPPTFVGGR, encoded by the coding sequence ATGCGGCTCGACGAGTACGCCCGGTACGACGCGATCGGCCTGCGTGACCTGATCCGCAGCGGCGAGGTCACCGCGGCCGAGGTCGAGCAGGCCGCTCGGGAGGCGATCGAGGGCGCGAACGCCGAGCTGAACGGGCTCGCGCTGCCCGTGTTCGAGCCGGCCCTCGACCGCTCCCCCGACCCGGACGCGCCGTTCGCCGGCGTGCCGTTCCTGATCAAGGACTCCGGGCCGGTCGCGGCCGATGTCCCCTTCTTCCTGGGCAGCCGCGCGCTGCCCGGGGTGGTCGTGCCGCACGACAGCGAGCTGATGACCCGCTTCCGGGCCGCCGGCCTCGTCACCCTCGGGCTGACCACCGCGCCGGAGATGGCGATCAGCTTCGCGACCGAGTCGGTCAAGTACGGCATCACCCGCAACCCGTGGGATCCGGAGCGCGGCGCCGGCGGCTCCAGCGGCGGCACGGCGGCCCTGGTCGCCGCCGGCGCGGTACCGGTCGCGCACGCCACCGACGGGGCGGGCTCGATCCGTGTCCCCGCCTCGGCCTGCGGGCTGGTCGGGCTCAAGCCCACCCGGGGGCGCACCCCGTGCGGCCCCGACCTGGGCGAGTCGTTCTTCGGGATCTCGTACAACTTCGCGCTCACCCGCACCGTGCGCGACACCGCACATCTGCTCGACGCGGTTTCCGGCCCGGCGCCGGGCGACAAGTACGGCGCGCCCACCCCGTTGCGGCCCTACGCCGCCGAACTCGGCGCCGAAGTACCGTCGTTGCGGATCGGTGTGACCACCCGTGCCTGGTCCGGCGTCCCCGTCGACCCCGAAGCGGCGGGGGCGGCCACGGCGGTCGCCGGGCTGCTGGGCAAACTCGGCCATCGCGTCGACGAGGCGAGCCCGGTGGTCGACTGGGAGAGCCTGCTCGACGGCATGGTGGCGGAGGTGGTGTCGTTCGTCGCCGCCCCGCTGCTCGGCGCGCCCCGCCCGCCGGACCCGGCCAGGCTGGAGGCGGTCACCCGGCGGATCCTGCACGACGTCCACGCGGTGACCGCGCTCGACCTGATCGCCGCGTTCGACGCGCACAACCGGGTGTCCCGCTCGGTCGGGGCCTTCTTCGCCGATCACGACCTGCTGATCACCCCGACCCTGGGGCAACTCCCGGCGCCGCACGGCACGTTGGACTTCGACGACCCGAAACACTCGGTCCGGGGTTGGCTGGAGACGATCTTCGCCTACGGCCCGTTCACGGCGCTCTTCAACGTCACCGGCCAGCCCGCGATCAGCCTTCCGCTGGGGCACAGCGCCGACGGCCTGCCGATCGGCGTGCAACTGGTCGCCCCGTTCGGCCGCGAGGACACCCTCATTCGGGTCGCCGCGCTGCTCGAACAGGCCCTGCCCTGGCGCGACCGCGTCCCGCCGACGTTCGTCGGTGGGCGGTAG
- a CDS encoding LysE family translocator, giving the protein MVLTPGPNMMYVTSRSITQGRRAGMVSLLGVALGFMIYMSMANLGLSAVFLVVPELYLAVKLAGAAYLGWLAWQALRPGGVSAFSPQELAPDSNRRLFTMGLLTNLLNPKAAIMYLSLIPQFVDPKAGHVLLQGFVLGTIQILISLTVNGVLVLAAGSIAIFLTKRPSWLRIQRYVMGTVLGGLAVKLATDRSHPATA; this is encoded by the coding sequence ATGGTGCTCACTCCCGGGCCCAACATGATGTACGTGACCTCGCGCAGCATCACCCAGGGCCGCCGCGCCGGCATGGTGTCGCTGCTCGGTGTGGCGCTCGGGTTCATGATCTACATGTCGATGGCCAACCTCGGCCTGTCCGCGGTGTTCCTGGTCGTGCCGGAGCTCTACCTCGCGGTCAAGCTGGCCGGTGCCGCCTACCTCGGCTGGCTCGCCTGGCAGGCGCTGCGGCCCGGTGGCGTCTCGGCGTTCTCCCCGCAGGAGTTGGCGCCGGACTCCAACCGGCGGCTGTTCACCATGGGGCTGCTGACCAACCTGCTGAACCCCAAGGCCGCGATCATGTACCTCTCGCTGATCCCGCAGTTCGTCGACCCGAAGGCCGGGCACGTGCTGCTTCAAGGGTTCGTGCTCGGCACCATCCAGATCCTGATCAGTCTGACGGTGAACGGCGTCCTGGTCCTCGCGGCCGGCTCGATCGCGATCTTCCTGACCAAGCGGCCGTCGTGGCTGCGCATCCAGCGCTACGTCATGGGCACCGTGCTCGGCGGCCTCGCGGTCAAGCTGGCCACCGACCGGAGCCACCCCGCCACGGCCTGA
- a CDS encoding S26 family signal peptidase produces MAAKVARGATVEFRPRGTSMAPLIRSRQLVTVAPVDPARLALGDIVLARVAGKMYLHLVSALDVTRSRVQISNNRGRTNGWTSYARVYGICVSVDGVPRPGAGRKVREPVPADG; encoded by the coding sequence ATGGCCGCCAAGGTGGCGCGCGGCGCCACCGTCGAGTTTCGCCCGCGCGGGACCTCCATGGCCCCGCTTATTCGCAGTCGCCAACTCGTGACCGTCGCGCCGGTGGACCCGGCCCGTCTCGCTCTCGGTGACATCGTCTTGGCCAGGGTCGCGGGAAAGATGTACCTGCACCTGGTCTCCGCACTCGATGTCACCCGTTCGCGCGTCCAGATCAGCAACAATCGCGGCCGGACCAACGGCTGGACCTCGTATGCCCGCGTCTACGGGATCTGTGTGTCCGTGGACGGCGTACCGCGTCCCGGTGCCGGCCGCAAGGTCCGCGAGCCGGTGCCCGCGGACGGGTGA
- a CDS encoding dihydroxyacetone kinase family protein yields the protein MKKLINSARDVVPEMLEGLALANPGIALLDGANVALRADARAYARSGRVAVISGGGAGHEPAHAGYVGPGMLTAAVSGDVFTSPATDTILAAIRTVAGPAGVLLVVKSYTGDRLNFGLAAELARAEGIAVEVVVVADDVALTAGEDTAGRRGIAGTVFVHKVAGAAAEAGATLAEVRAEAEAAAGAIGTMGVALSPCTVPAAGQPGFELGEDEVELGLGIHGEAGVRRAKIAPADTFVAELLDRIVTETGLGAGDRVALLVNNLGGTPTMELDIVLRGAVRDLAGRGLILERAWRGSFLTALEMAGVSLSLLRVDDARLARLDAATSAPAWPTPVVGRVGEVTVLPAAPAPGTADAGTVLTEPTPLTRAVEAACAALTEAEPHLTELDRVVGDGDLGISLARGAEAVRRELPGYGGGDPAAVLRGLADTVRRALGGTSGPLYSVLLLRAAGAVEADPSPRGWREAVAAGARAIGELGGARVGDRTMLDALVPAGEALVGGASLAEAIDAAAAGTEETATHIARRGRSSYLGDRAIGTVDPGAEAVVIWLRAVADALDAEDE from the coding sequence ATGAAGAAGCTGATCAATTCCGCGCGCGATGTCGTCCCCGAGATGTTGGAGGGGCTGGCGCTGGCCAACCCCGGCATCGCCCTGCTCGACGGCGCGAACGTCGCGTTGCGCGCGGACGCGCGGGCGTACGCGCGGAGCGGCCGGGTCGCGGTGATCTCCGGCGGCGGCGCCGGCCACGAGCCCGCGCACGCGGGATACGTCGGGCCCGGGATGTTGACCGCCGCCGTGTCGGGGGACGTGTTCACCTCCCCGGCCACCGACACGATCCTCGCCGCGATCCGCACCGTCGCCGGCCCGGCCGGGGTGCTGCTCGTGGTCAAGTCGTACACCGGCGACCGGCTCAACTTCGGCCTCGCCGCCGAGTTGGCCCGGGCCGAGGGGATCGCGGTCGAGGTCGTGGTGGTCGCCGACGACGTGGCGCTGACCGCGGGGGAGGACACCGCCGGACGGCGCGGAATCGCCGGCACCGTGTTCGTGCACAAGGTCGCGGGAGCGGCGGCGGAGGCGGGCGCGACGCTGGCCGAGGTCCGGGCGGAGGCCGAGGCGGCGGCCGGCGCGATCGGCACGATGGGCGTCGCGCTCAGCCCGTGCACGGTGCCGGCCGCCGGGCAGCCCGGCTTCGAACTCGGCGAGGACGAGGTCGAGTTGGGCCTGGGCATCCACGGCGAGGCGGGGGTACGCCGGGCCAAGATCGCCCCCGCGGACACGTTCGTGGCCGAACTCCTGGACCGGATCGTGACCGAGACCGGCCTCGGCGCCGGCGACCGGGTCGCGCTGCTGGTCAACAACCTCGGCGGCACCCCGACCATGGAACTGGACATCGTGCTGCGCGGCGCCGTACGCGACCTGGCCGGCCGGGGGCTGATCCTGGAGCGGGCCTGGCGCGGCTCGTTCCTGACCGCCCTGGAGATGGCCGGCGTCTCGCTGTCCCTGCTCCGGGTCGACGACGCCCGGCTCGCCCGCCTCGACGCGGCGACCTCCGCGCCCGCCTGGCCGACACCGGTGGTGGGCCGGGTGGGCGAGGTCACCGTGCTGCCGGCGGCGCCCGCTCCCGGCACCGCCGACGCCGGCACCGTGCTGACCGAGCCGACCCCGCTCACCCGGGCCGTCGAGGCGGCGTGCGCGGCGCTGACCGAGGCCGAGCCGCACCTGACCGAGCTGGACCGGGTCGTCGGAGACGGCGACCTGGGCATCAGCCTGGCGCGCGGCGCCGAGGCCGTCCGGCGCGAGTTGCCCGGCTACGGCGGCGGCGACCCGGCCGCCGTGCTGCGCGGGCTCGCCGACACCGTACGACGCGCGCTCGGCGGCACCTCCGGGCCGCTGTACTCGGTGCTCCTGCTGCGCGCGGCGGGCGCGGTGGAGGCCGACCCGTCACCGCGCGGGTGGCGCGAGGCCGTGGCCGCCGGCGCCCGCGCGATCGGCGAACTCGGCGGCGCCCGGGTCGGCGACCGCACCATGCTGGACGCCCTCGTACCCGCCGGCGAGGCCCTGGTCGGCGGTGCGAGCCTGGCCGAGGCGATCGACGCGGCCGCGGCCGGCACCGAGGAGACGGCGACCCACATCGCCCGCCGGGGCCGCAGCAGCTACCTCGGCGACCGGGCGATCGGCACGGTCGACCCGGGCGCGGAGGCGGTGGTGATCTGGCTCCGCGCGGTCGCCGACGCCCTGGACGCGGAGGACGAGTAG